Within the Periophthalmus magnuspinnatus isolate fPerMag1 chromosome 7, fPerMag1.2.pri, whole genome shotgun sequence genome, the region TTAGGCCTGattattttacttgtattaGTGCTTAGGGGAACACATGAATGGAAGATTTTAAAGATTACCAAAATTAGCATGAATTAGCCCTTTAATTGTATTGtttctttgcagctgatgtcatcaacattccctgtggGGGGTGAAGCTAATTGGAGgcgctgctctgtctgaagctctgttatactttaatctgagctttatttcgCTTTATTGACATAATCTGACCACATAAacctgatttagctggaactacaacaagtGAGCTGATGTGTGCTGTCCCTCTCAAAGTACATTACAGTCAGAAGTTGCTCATGCTCACTTTTTTTGGTTGAAAATCACCTAAACGCAgcttggcagtgtttgctactATCCGCATTGGGTCGCCACGGTGACAGCTGAATGTTCTGCCATAGAAAACcctccagcgtgatgtcacttcAAAGTATCGACGGGAATAATTGCTTTGATTTTGAACATTGGACAGGCGAGACCTCTCGGACACACAGTCAAAATGTGTTAAGTGTCTCAGTCATAGTCAAATCCTCAATATTAAGGTTAGAAGACAACCTCAGTAATCCATTTGCATTGTTACTTTGTTGCATTGCTCACTATATATTTTTAGCAGTATGACTTCTGATGATCCTATAGTTAACGTTAACAACTGCCAAAAGCCCCTGGGATAAAACCATTTGACaactataaaaatacatgaagtcGGCAGAAGTAGGGTCATTAAGATAAGTGGACAGCTCTCTATGTACTTTTACCAGAGAAAAACACAGTAGTTGTCAGTCTATTACGGGACAGGGGACGTGGTACAGTTATTATACGTTAAAGGTATTAGCttaaaaagtgaacaaaacatgacatttaCAGAAACCATCACGGTGTCTTTTTTAGACTTGGTGGGTTTTTTGCCCTTAGGAGGAGCCCTGTGACAAAAAACACATGCGCATTAGTTCAACATGCTCCAGGCACTTCAATGCATATCTCAATTACAACAGCAAATACAGGGATGTCTTGCTAAGTGATACACAGCAAGCATCCTTTGTAGTacctagggttgtcaaaagtatcgaaaatcagatactaatcagtaATAAAActtgtatcgaaactagatactcaattGAACAATTATCAATACTGGAAAAATTGACCTTTCTTGAACTGTTTtgtcttgagttttatcaggaCTAGTGTTAGACCACATggtataataaaatgaaataataataaaattttaaatgatCATTTGAGTATCAAGATTGGTATTGGGTTTATTCTTTAGAATCAAAATCAAGTAGACTCGTCAGTCATGCAAAACTATATCATTGTAGTAAAAATGTTGGTATATGATGCTATTCCAGTAtagtttttggttttattttatgtaaccacagtttttgtcagttttggaAAGCTTATATATTCCATAAACAGATACATATTTATCAGTTCAAACAAACAGGAGCAatcgtactactactacttccattTTAAAAGAACATGTACTTTGTTGTATGAATGCATTATATTGTGGTGTGAACTCACGAGTATTTGCCCATCCTCCTGACCACTGCGATGACCACAGCAATAACGATGATCACAGCCAACAGAGCCCCGATCACAATGCCCGCCACCTGCCCTGAGCTCAGGCCCTCTGGGAAACAAACACACGGTTTTTGCCAATGAATATTTAGCAGAATGACATGAACATGACTGGAGAAATGAATAATTAACTATTGGCAACATGATGCTAACAGATAGATGGTTACTATAGATGTTAAAAATATTAACTGTTATGGTGTATAAACGTTCAAAACCACCACTTTTAAATTTGGGAGTGATATTTTTCATCAGGTTAGGagataataatgaaacaaaaaatgtctAAGTTTAAGGCACAAAAAGTATGGCATgctttaaaggtaaaatgtcttCATAAATAgcttaaagatacactgtgcaacatttctgGTGTTGAGTTTGCtagctgcttgtgtccatggaaatgataatgctttgccttaaatgttccactgtatggcattaaacatatttatcttgcatttattcaaacataagtatttttattgcctccaaataccttttaaaacatggattcttgttGGGAGTGaggtccacagatctgatctgtaacttgatcTAGTGGGTTCACCAACttatagatgtttttaatgccatacagagTAATAACCCAGACAGAGcagttacatctccatggaaacaagcaggttgcagactcttcgccagaaaagttacatagtgcaccttgaagcatagcattagcataaTATACAATGCTGTGACAACCTTCATGCCAGTATTGCATTATTTTGTCTCTCACCGTCTTCTCCCCCCTCCACGAGcacctgtcctcctgtctccaGTGCGACCTCTGCAGCCTCTGTGGCCACTGGGACGTCCGGAACCGCCGCGGGCTCGGTCACTACCTCTGTCTCCTCAGCTGGTGCCTCGGTCAGCACcacctcttcttcttctagtgCTTCCGTGGGGGCAGGCTCGGGGGCTTCGGTTTCTACCACCGGAGCTTCTGTCACGGCTACATCCTCAACCTCAGAAGCTTCTGTAGCAACCTCCTCTGGGGCTGCGGTCACCACCTCCTTGTAGAGGTATTAAGATTATTAGGTTAATGTGCATGACACGTTAcactactcattttactaaaacacagttaagaccattatatttaaggttctgaaaaaaaaataaataaataacttcttggttggaaatcatgacatcacaccaaAATCATGACATCcctaactgttacctagcaaaatgtgtccttctttctccatttttatatttatatttatttattttgatttttatatatcttttttatatagttaaaatgtgtaaattgtgtaTAGATTTTGTGAATAGATGAATAGTGTGTCTAGTGTGTCTAACTTTTgaattttgaacacatttttgaaTAGATGTCATCAATAtctttcaacttttcttcacaaattgcttcttgattgatgtaaaactatactttatatttacaacaggtagTATCCCAacaaattaagtcaaaatttgAGAATCATAAAAAAGTTATATCACTTTAACTGATAATCGTGATTAGCGAGGTCACAAGAAATAATCGAGACAGTTTTAGAAGCAAAATcaagtatttttaaattcagtctacagttaaaaaaaatttattaattaaattaaatacatctaaagatattttttttatctggctgcttatgtcacattaactttgATTTCATAAAACTGGTCACACACTAAAAGAATAGTAACATGTTAGAAAATGAAAGCGCCTGTGACaagttagactactcatttcattaaaacatagagAACATCATCATAattaaaattttacaaaaaaaatcttgcctattttttcccctagtttttccatttttagttttattaaaattattaagtTTATAATATAAAttcttcctggttggacatgggcagtagatgtgacagactgttacctagcaaccataatataaacaagggccaaaacttgtctaaattgcactaataaagtaataataataataataataacaaccacATTTGCTGTCCCACAAAACCAAgccataattagaaaaacatgttatttaaggaTTTAACTGTTCTTTGGTCATGGTCTTAATAATCGTGAAAAACCTAAAACCATGATGTGGAAATTGTGACATTCGTACCTCCTCGGCTGCGGCAGCGGGGGGCTCGGTGGCTGGAGGGTCTGTGACTACGGCTGgttcttcttctgctgcagcGACAGGGACTTCAGTGGCTTCTGGAACAGCCTCTTCTGCGACCACTGGTTCGGACTCGACG harbors:
- the si:ch211-156j16.1 gene encoding fibrous sheath CABYR-binding protein; the protein is MKFQLLLFLALAGPFYAVTFASPTGLPEDVVPVTEAAPETSPVESEPVVAEEAVPEATEVPVAAAEEEPAVVTDPPATEPPAAAAEEEVVTAAPEEVATEASEVEDVAVTEAPVVETEAPEPAPTEALEEEEVVLTEAPAEETEVVTEPAAVPDVPVATEAAEVALETGGQVLVEGGEDEGLSSGQVAGIVIGALLAVIIVIAVVIAVVRRMGKYSP